One Carassius gibelio isolate Cgi1373 ecotype wild population from Czech Republic chromosome A20, carGib1.2-hapl.c, whole genome shotgun sequence DNA segment encodes these proteins:
- the evlb gene encoding enah/Vasp-like b isoform X2 has product MSEQSICQARASVMVYDDTSKKWVPIKPGQQGFSRINIYHNTSSSSFRVVGVKLQDQQVVINYSIVKGLKYNQATPTFHQWRDARQVYGLNFASKEEATTFSNAMLFALNVLSSQEPGPAVQRQVQNGPGSEELEVQRRQMEMQQQQMNIERERRSSNSGSPFQGHPAVLSVAPPIVAPPPLSMGGPCPPPPPPPGPPPPSAGAPPPPPPPLPVGGYGGHAQDDSHAPTGLAAMIAGAKLRRVQRPEENSASAAKSEANRSSGGSGGLMEEMNALLARRRKAADEKKDGENQSDDPGVKKPWDRANSAERSSLVSRVRAVGSISDSDALDFDRMKQEILEEVVRELHKVKDEIIDAIRHELSRISTT; this is encoded by the exons atgAG CGAGCAGAGCATCTGTCAGGCCCGCGCCTCAGTCATGGTCTATGACGACACCAGCAAGAAATGGGTGCCGATCAAACCGGGTCAGCAGGGCTTCAGTCGAATCAACATCTACCAcaacaccagcagcagcagcttcCGCGTGGTGGGAGTCAAACTGCAGGACCAGCAG gtgGTCATCAACTACTCCATCGTGAAGGGTCTGAAGTATAACCAGGCCACGCCCACCTTCCACCAGTGGCGTGACGCGCGGCAGGTGTACGGACTCAACTTCGCCAGTAAAGAGGAGGCCACCACCTTCTCCAACGCCATGCTGTTCGCCCTCAATGTGCTCAGCAGCCAGGAGCCAG GTCCAGCTGTTCAGCGTCAAGTCCAGAATGGGCCGGGTTCAGAAGAACTGGAGGTCCAGAGACG GCAAATGGAaatgcagcagcagcagatgaACATTGAGCGAGAGAGACGGTCGTCTAACTCAG GTTCTCCGTTTCAGGGTCACCCTGCGGTGCTGTCTGTAGCTCCTCCCATCGTGGCTCCGCCTCCTCTGTCGATGGGCGGTCCCTGTCCTCCTCCCCCTCCCCCGCCCGGGCCGCCGCCCCCCTCAGCTGGAGCTCCAccccctcctccacctcctctgcCTGTGGGTGGATACGGTGGACACGCCCAGGATGATAGCCACGCCCCCACGGGTCTCGCAGCCATGATCGCCGGAGCCAAACTGCGGCGTGTGCAACGG CCGGAGGAGAACTCTGCGTCCGCAGCCAAGAGCGAAGCCAACCGCAGCAGCGGAGGAAGCGGAGGACTGATGGAGGAGATGAACGCGCTGCTCGCAcgcag GAGGAAAGCAGCAGACGAGAAGAAGGATGGAGAAAACCAAAGT GATGATCCCGGAGTGAAGAAGCCGTGGGACCGAGCCAACTCCGCCGAGAGATCATCTCTGGTGTCCAG gGTTCGAGCCGTGGGCAGCATCAGTGACTCGGACGCTTTAGACTTCGACCGAATGAAACAG GAGATCTTGGAAGAAGTGGTTCGTGAATTGCACAAGGTGAAGGACGAGATCATTGATG CCATTAGACATGAACTCAGTCGAATCAGCACCACATAA
- the LOC127938278 gene encoding transcriptional repressor protein YY1 isoform X1 gives MASGETLYIEADGSEMPAELVELHEIEVETIETTVIGDEDDEQPMIALQPLVTDDPSQVHQHQEVILVQTREEVVGGDESELRDDDGFEDQILIPVPAPGAEEEYLGQTLLTVAGKSSVGRAGKRAASGGKKVGKKSYLSAAEASGRKWEQKQVQIKTLEGEFSVTMWASDDKKDLDHETVVEEQVIGEDSPPDYSEYMTGKKLPPGGIPGIDLSDPKQLAEFASPFSPSGAGFARSPARMKPRKIKEDDAPRTIACPHKGCSKMFRDNSAMRKHLHTHGPRVHVCAECGKAFVESSKLKRHQLVHTGEKPFQCTFEGCGKRFSLDFNLRTHVRIHTGDRPYVCPFDGCNKKFAQSTNLKSHILTHAKAKSTQ, from the exons ATGGCATCCGGCGAGACGCTGTACATCGAGGCGGACGGCTCGGAGATGCCCGCGGAGCTCGTGGAGCTGCACGAGATCGAGGTGGAGACCATCGAGACTACGGTGATCGGAGACGAGGATGACGAGCAGCCCATGATCGCGCTGCAGCCGCTGGTCACAGACGACCCGAGCCAGGTCCACCAGCACCAGGAGGTGATCCTGGTCCAGACCCGCGAGGAGGTGGTCGGCGGAGACGAGTCGGAGCTCCGGGATGACGACGGCTTCGAGGACCAGATCCTCATCCCGGTGCCCGCGCCCGGCGCGGAGGAGGAGTACCTCGGGCAGACTCTGCTGACTGTCGCGGGCAAGAGCTCTGTGGGGCGGGCTGGGAAGAGAGCGGCGTCGGGGGGCAAGAAAGTGGGCAAGAAGAGTTACCTGAGCGCGGCGGAGGCCAGCGGGAGGAAATGGGAGCAGAAGCAGGTGCAGATCAAGACTCTGGAGGGCGAGTTCTCCGTCACGATGTGGGCTTCGG ATGACAAGAAGGACCTCGATCATGAGACGGTGGTGGAGGAGCAGGTCATCGGGGAGGACTCTCCTCCGGATTACTCCGAGTACATGACGGGGAAGAAGCTGCCTCCCGGCGGGATCCCGGGGATCGATCTGTCGGACCCGAAGCAGCTGGCGGAGTTCGCCAG CCCCTTCAGTCCCAGCGGAGCTGGTTTTGCTCGTAGTCCCGCTCG AATGAAGCCGAGGAAGATCAAGGAGGACGATGCTCCTCGGACGATAGCCTGCCCGCacaaa GGCTGCAGTAAGATGTTCAGGGATAATTCAGCGATGAGGAAGCACCTGCACACTCACGGTCCGCGGGTTCACGTGTGCGCCGAGTGCGGGAAAGCCTTCGTGGAGAGCTCCAAACTCAAGCGCCATCAGCTGGtgcacaccggagagaaaccctTCCAG TGCACGTTCGAGGGCTGTGGGAAGCGCTTCTCTCTGGACTTTAATCTTCGGACACACGTCCGGATTCACACCGGGGACCGGCCGTACGTTTGCCCGTTCGACGGCTGCAATAAAAAGTTTGCTCAGTCCACCAACCTCAAATCACACATCCTGACACACGCCAAAGCCAAAAGCACCCAATGA
- the evlb gene encoding enah/Vasp-like b isoform X1 produces the protein MIMDINIQSHRFYFPQIYCDPGAPLADVKVSEQSICQARASVMVYDDTSKKWVPIKPGQQGFSRINIYHNTSSSSFRVVGVKLQDQQVVINYSIVKGLKYNQATPTFHQWRDARQVYGLNFASKEEATTFSNAMLFALNVLSSQEPGPAVQRQVQNGPGSEELEVQRRQMEMQQQQMNIERERRSSNSGSPFQGHPAVLSVAPPIVAPPPLSMGGPCPPPPPPPGPPPPSAGAPPPPPPPLPVGGYGGHAQDDSHAPTGLAAMIAGAKLRRVQRPEENSASAAKSEANRSSGGSGGLMEEMNALLARRRKAADEKKDGENQSDDPGVKKPWDRANSAERSSLVSRVRAVGSISDSDALDFDRMKQEILEEVVRELHKVKDEIIDAIRHELSRISTT, from the exons ATGATCATGGATATTAACATCCAGTCTCATCGCTTCTACTTCCCGCAGATCTACTGCGACCCCGGCGCGCCGCTCGCTGACGTCAAGGTCAG CGAGCAGAGCATCTGTCAGGCCCGCGCCTCAGTCATGGTCTATGACGACACCAGCAAGAAATGGGTGCCGATCAAACCGGGTCAGCAGGGCTTCAGTCGAATCAACATCTACCAcaacaccagcagcagcagcttcCGCGTGGTGGGAGTCAAACTGCAGGACCAGCAG gtgGTCATCAACTACTCCATCGTGAAGGGTCTGAAGTATAACCAGGCCACGCCCACCTTCCACCAGTGGCGTGACGCGCGGCAGGTGTACGGACTCAACTTCGCCAGTAAAGAGGAGGCCACCACCTTCTCCAACGCCATGCTGTTCGCCCTCAATGTGCTCAGCAGCCAGGAGCCAG GTCCAGCTGTTCAGCGTCAAGTCCAGAATGGGCCGGGTTCAGAAGAACTGGAGGTCCAGAGACG GCAAATGGAaatgcagcagcagcagatgaACATTGAGCGAGAGAGACGGTCGTCTAACTCAG GTTCTCCGTTTCAGGGTCACCCTGCGGTGCTGTCTGTAGCTCCTCCCATCGTGGCTCCGCCTCCTCTGTCGATGGGCGGTCCCTGTCCTCCTCCCCCTCCCCCGCCCGGGCCGCCGCCCCCCTCAGCTGGAGCTCCAccccctcctccacctcctctgcCTGTGGGTGGATACGGTGGACACGCCCAGGATGATAGCCACGCCCCCACGGGTCTCGCAGCCATGATCGCCGGAGCCAAACTGCGGCGTGTGCAACGG CCGGAGGAGAACTCTGCGTCCGCAGCCAAGAGCGAAGCCAACCGCAGCAGCGGAGGAAGCGGAGGACTGATGGAGGAGATGAACGCGCTGCTCGCAcgcag GAGGAAAGCAGCAGACGAGAAGAAGGATGGAGAAAACCAAAGT GATGATCCCGGAGTGAAGAAGCCGTGGGACCGAGCCAACTCCGCCGAGAGATCATCTCTGGTGTCCAG gGTTCGAGCCGTGGGCAGCATCAGTGACTCGGACGCTTTAGACTTCGACCGAATGAAACAG GAGATCTTGGAAGAAGTGGTTCGTGAATTGCACAAGGTGAAGGACGAGATCATTGATG CCATTAGACATGAACTCAGTCGAATCAGCACCACATAA
- the LOC127938278 gene encoding transcriptional repressor protein YY1 isoform X2, translating into MASGETLYIEADGSEMPAELVELHEIEVETIETTVIGDEDDEQPMIALQPLVTDDPSQVHQHQEVILVQTREEVVGGDESELRDDDGFEDQILIPVPAPGAEEEYLGQTLLTVAGKSSVGRAGKRAASGGKKVGKKSYLSAAEASGRKWEQKQVQIKTLEGEFSVTMWASDDKKDLDHETVVEEQVIGEDSPPDYSEYMTGKKLPPGGIPGIDLSDPKQLAEFARMKPRKIKEDDAPRTIACPHKGCSKMFRDNSAMRKHLHTHGPRVHVCAECGKAFVESSKLKRHQLVHTGEKPFQCTFEGCGKRFSLDFNLRTHVRIHTGDRPYVCPFDGCNKKFAQSTNLKSHILTHAKAKSTQ; encoded by the exons ATGGCATCCGGCGAGACGCTGTACATCGAGGCGGACGGCTCGGAGATGCCCGCGGAGCTCGTGGAGCTGCACGAGATCGAGGTGGAGACCATCGAGACTACGGTGATCGGAGACGAGGATGACGAGCAGCCCATGATCGCGCTGCAGCCGCTGGTCACAGACGACCCGAGCCAGGTCCACCAGCACCAGGAGGTGATCCTGGTCCAGACCCGCGAGGAGGTGGTCGGCGGAGACGAGTCGGAGCTCCGGGATGACGACGGCTTCGAGGACCAGATCCTCATCCCGGTGCCCGCGCCCGGCGCGGAGGAGGAGTACCTCGGGCAGACTCTGCTGACTGTCGCGGGCAAGAGCTCTGTGGGGCGGGCTGGGAAGAGAGCGGCGTCGGGGGGCAAGAAAGTGGGCAAGAAGAGTTACCTGAGCGCGGCGGAGGCCAGCGGGAGGAAATGGGAGCAGAAGCAGGTGCAGATCAAGACTCTGGAGGGCGAGTTCTCCGTCACGATGTGGGCTTCGG ATGACAAGAAGGACCTCGATCATGAGACGGTGGTGGAGGAGCAGGTCATCGGGGAGGACTCTCCTCCGGATTACTCCGAGTACATGACGGGGAAGAAGCTGCCTCCCGGCGGGATCCCGGGGATCGATCTGTCGGACCCGAAGCAGCTGGCGGAGTTCGCCAG AATGAAGCCGAGGAAGATCAAGGAGGACGATGCTCCTCGGACGATAGCCTGCCCGCacaaa GGCTGCAGTAAGATGTTCAGGGATAATTCAGCGATGAGGAAGCACCTGCACACTCACGGTCCGCGGGTTCACGTGTGCGCCGAGTGCGGGAAAGCCTTCGTGGAGAGCTCCAAACTCAAGCGCCATCAGCTGGtgcacaccggagagaaaccctTCCAG TGCACGTTCGAGGGCTGTGGGAAGCGCTTCTCTCTGGACTTTAATCTTCGGACACACGTCCGGATTCACACCGGGGACCGGCCGTACGTTTGCCCGTTCGACGGCTGCAATAAAAAGTTTGCTCAGTCCACCAACCTCAAATCACACATCCTGACACACGCCAAAGCCAAAAGCACCCAATGA